The Neisseria subflava DNA window TTTAATCGGACAAGGCAAACAGCCTGATCCCAAATTGTCAGCGTGGAAAGTATTGCTGAAAACTTTATGGGAAAATGGCAAGGCAGGTTTGAGTACGGGCAGGGCTTTATGATGAAAGCGGTTGGATTTGAAGGAGGATTAAATTTTAAAATTTAACCGTATATAGAAGCATGGAATATAAATAAATTGATACTAAAAAACCGTTTGAATCTTTAAGTTCAAATGGTTTTTAGAATTTTAGATATCCACTGAGCGATACAAAAGATCCTGTTCTTTGAAAGTGACTTAGAATAAGAATTTAAAAAATACTAATTAAATTACTAAATTATGATTATAACTTATAATAATTTAACATAATATAAATTAATTTCCTTTTCCCTATTCTTCTACAAATTCCGCTGTTTTGTTCCTATATGTCAAATGAGAATTAATGATACTCTAGAGAGTGTGCTCATAGTACTACAATTTTTAGTATAAAATCAATAGGTTTTAAGAAATTTGTCAGTTCAATTATGCTATAACTCTATCACTTAATTATTTAGTAGCGGAATAGGGCCGTGGGGACATACCCTAAGCTCTTTAAATTCTTTGAGAATAGAGAAATGCAGTACAAATACTTGGTAATGTAAATGCCACCTAAATTCTAAAAACTAGTAAAAGAGGTCCGTTTTAAGCCATAAGGGACTTGAAAACGGAAAGACCACATATCCTAACCTAATTATTAATATCAGCTTAATAATCAAGTGAGTCTTTCGTGGCTTATCGTATGCAGGAAAACTGCTACAATAAAATAACCATTAATAAACCATCCCTTAAATCTATTCAGTCTACCTGAAACCCAAAAAGCAGCATGCACATGGTTTTACAGAAACCCTGTAAACGGCAAAGCTATCTCTATAAGGAAAACAACATGAATCTAGCCATCACTGGTTCCAGCGGCAACATCGGCGGCATGGTCGCCCAACACCTCAGTACACGCGACCTACCGCTTATTCTGCCACTGCGCAACCCCGCCAAAGTACCCGATCTGCCGAACTGCGAGGCGCGGCGGTTTGCCTATGGCGATTTGGAGCTTGCTAAGCAGGCTTTAAATGGGGTGGACGTGCTGTTTATGGTGTCTGCCGCCGAAAGTCCGATGCGCGAACAGGAGCATTTGACTTTGGTGCAGGCTGCTTCGGAAGCAGGCGTGAAACATATTGTCTATCTCTCTTTTGCTCAAGCGGCGTTGGACAGTACCTTCACGCTGGCGCGCACTCATGCGGTTACCGAAAATGCAATCCGGCAAACAAATATGCGCTACACCTTTCTGCGCGACAATTTTTACAGTGAGATGATGGCAACAATTGCTAACGCAGACGGCATCATCGCAGGCCCAGCTGACAACGGGCGCGTTGCCTGCGTTTCACAGCGCGATGTTGCCCAAGCAGCGGCAAACATCATCGCCAACATCGCATGCGGAAACCACCACCATGATAATCAGATCTACACGCTGACCGGTTCCCAATCATTAAACTTCGCTGAAATAGCCGCCGTCTTAACCGAAATCACCGGCAAACCGCACTGCTACCACAATGAAACTGTGGAAGAAGCCTTCGCCAGCCGCAAAGCTGAGTATCCTGACACGCCCGATTGGCAGATTGAAGCCTGGGTTTCTACCTACACTGCCATTGCTAAAGGCGAGCTTGCTACCGTTTCAGACGACCTGTCGCAGTTGTTGGAACGAGCACCGCTTAGTTTTGAAGACGTAGTAAAGGCAAAATATGCAAAATAATCTTGTCCCATTTATCGAGTTTCGTGGCACAGGCAAGCATTATGACGGCAAATATGCTGTGCGCGATTTGGATTTGACCATTTATCAGGGTGAATTTTTCGTGTTGGTAGGTGGCTCGGGCAGCGGCAAATCCACCACTTTACGCATGATTAACGCGCTAATTGAACCGACCGATGGCAACGTTTATCTGCACGGGAAACGGATTAAAGACTACGACATCCGCCAGCTCCGCCACCAAATTGGTTACGTATTGCAGCAAATCGCGCTTTTCCCCACCATGACCGTCGCGGAAAATATCGAACTCATGCCTGACGTACTGGGCTGGCCGAAAGCTGAACGCAAAACGCGTGTGAATGAATTATTGGAGCTGGTGGAACTTGACCCTGCGCACTACCGCGACCGCTATCCGCACGAACTTTCCGGCGGTGAACAGCAGCGCATCGGTATTTTGCGAGCCATTGCAGCCAAGCCCCAAGTTCTGCTGATGGACGAACCGTTTTCAGCACTTGACCCGCTGGTACGCACCGTGCTGCAAGACCAAATTGCTATGATTCACCAAAAATTTGGCACCACTATCGTTTTCGTTACCCATGATATGCAGGAAGCCGCCAAACTCGCTTGCCGTATCGGTGTAATGCATAATGGCAAACTGGTACAAATTGACACACCTGAAGAAATCAAAAAGCAGCCGGCAAATGATTATGTGCAATCGCTGTTTTCCACCGCCGATGCACCCGATGCCGAACGCATCATCCACCAATTCTTACGGTTGGATAAACAGGGACAGGAAGCTGTGAGAAGGGCAGTGTTATGATGGTGAAGGTCGTCTGAAACCTCTTTCAAGGCGCTAATACCTTGCTGTAAAGCAAACATAAACATCTATTATTCAACGTACTAAACATAAAATTTAAAACTATGTTCTCATCCCTAAACGTTACCCCGGCAGAACTCTGGCAAATGCTGCTTACGCATTTATGGCTTTCCGGCCTGGCTTTGCTCGCTGCAGTGGCGATTGCAGTTCCTGCGGCCGTGTTGTTTGCGCGCAGACAGCGGGCAGCGGAGGCGGTATTGCAGTTCACCAATATATTGCAAACCATTCCGTCTTTGGCGCTGCTGGGTTTGCTGATTCCGTTTGTCGGTATCGGTTCGCCGCCTGTCTTGATTGCGCTCACGCTATACGCGCTGTTGCCTATTTTTCAAAATACCTATTTGGGGCTGACTCAAATCGACCAATCGATTCAAGATGCGTACACCGCATTCGGACTATCGCGCTGGCAATCATTGTGGCGGATTGAGCTGCCGATGGCTTTGCCTGCCATGATTTCAGGCATTCGCACGGCGGCGGTGCTGATTGTCGGCACGGCAACTCTGGCGGCGCTAATTGGCGCAGGCGGTTTGGGTAACCTGATTCTGCTCGGTATTGACCGCAACAACATGACAATGACGTTTACCGGCGCATTGCTCTCCGCGTTATTGGCTGTCGGTGTAAGCGGCATTATCGGGCTGTTGCAGAAATCGCAACGCAAGTTGCCGATTATTCTTGCATTGGCGGTAGGCTTCGGCGCACTCGGTATGTCGCAGATTTCATTTACACCTGCTACAAAAAACGTGGTGGTTGCCGGCAAAATGGGGAGTGAGCCGGATATTCTGATTAACATGTATAAATTATTGATTGAACGTGAGAATTCGAACGTGAAAGTCACAGTCAAACCTAATTTTGGCAAAACTACTTTCCTGTTTAGCGCACTGAATAGTGGCGAAATCGATATTTATCCTGAATTCACCGGCACAGTGCTGGAAGCCTTAGTACAAGTACCAACTGAACAGAAGAACCGCCATCTGTCGCCAGATGAAACCTATCAACGGGGCAAACAATTATTGGCGGAACAATATCAGCTAGAGTTTCTACCACCGATGTCTTATCAGAACACTTACGCGTTGGCGGTCAAAGAAAGCTACGGTGCATCGCACCAACTGAAGACAATCAGCGACTTGAAGCAGGTAGCGCCCGATATCCGAGCAGGTTTCTCACTGGAATTTATCGACCGAGCGGATGGCTATAAAGGCATGCAGGCAGCCGGTATCACGCTAAAACATATTGTTAGCTTGGAACCTGCCTTACGCTATACGGCATTGTTGAATGACAAAATCAACCTAGTGGAAGCCTTTTCCACTGATGCAGAATTGAAAAAATATCGATTGCGCTTGCTGAAAGATGATATTTCCCTGTTCCCCGCCTATCAGGGCGCACCGCTGATGAAAGTAGAATTTGCTGAAAAAAATCCTCAAATTGTGACCGCACTTAACCGACTGGCGGGAAAAATTAGCGAAGAGGAAATGAGCGAGATGAACTACCGCGTGAAAGTGCAAGGCGAAAGCGCGGAAAACGTGGCTCGGAATTATTTAGAGAAAAATGGGTTGTTAGGAAAGTAAAATTGGCAGTAGGCTACCTGAAAGCATCAAATTCTTAGGGAGGTATTATGAAAGCCGTAAAAATCAAAGGCTTCTGCATCAACCATTCCGAGATTTTCACGCGTGAAGGTAAATCGCCGTCTGTCCAATTTCCGTGCATCTTGGGCATTGAATGTGTAGGCGAAGTGGTGCAAAGTTCCACACCTGCACTGGCGGTTGGACAAAAGGTTGTCTTCTATTATGGGAGAAATGGGGCGCGCCTTTGACGGCAGCTACGCCGAATATGTGTTGCTGCCAAACGAGCAAATTTACCCCAAACATACCGATTTGGATTGGACAACCCTTGCCGCAATTCCCGAAACTTACTACACCGCGTTCGGCTCATTACAGCAGCTTCGTATCGCGCCGCAAGATCGTGTATTGGTGCGTGGTGCCAGCAGCGGTGTGGGCATAGCCTTTGCAAAGCTTCTTAAAGTACGGTTTCCGCATATCGTATTACACGGTTCAACGCGTAATCCTGCCAAAGCTACCCATCTGCAAGCAGTCGGATTTGACGAAGTGATTACTGAAGCCGATGGCAAACTACAAACCGACCAAAGCTATGACAAAATTCTGGAATTGGTCGGGCCGGCAACTTTGTGTGATTCTTTCACCCGCATCAACGAATACGGCATCGTCTGCAATACAGGGCAGCTAGGTAATATATGATACGTAAACGGTTTTGATCCGATTATCGAACTCAAAAACAACAGCTATCTCACCGCCTTTCATTCGGGCAATGTGTCGCAAGCCAAGCTGGATGCGATGTTTGACTATATCTGGCAATTTAATGTGAAAATCTTAATTGAACGCGTGTTTACATTGGAACAAGTTCCCGAAGCCCACCGTTTTTTGCAAAGCGCGGATGGGTTTGGGAAAGTGGTGGTAGTCAATGAATAGGGCTATCTAAAATTCTATCAAAGAAATTTAATCATGCTTTGGAATAAAACTGTGATCTGAATTGGTTTCATGGATATTGATAAAGAGAAGGCCGTCTGAAATTCTTCAGATGGCCTTTTATATTTGAATTATGTAAGTGATTGTACAACTAGAAGAAACAGGACTTAGCAGGCTAAAATACTAGTATTATGAATTTAACATAATATAAATTATGCGAACCTGAACTAGCATGATGCAATAGTCTTTTCTACAAATTATGGCCATAACCAAGCCCATGTGCTTCTGCCTTCGCCTTGCAGTAAAACTAAAGTTCTATAAGCTGAGGCTGTGTTCATGCATTCGAAGCCGACTCCGTAGGCTGATAAGGCTGCAGCAATTTTGGGATGCAGGAATCGTTGTTTTGCTCCTGTACCTATGATAATGACTTCAGGACGGTTTTCTGCTGT harbors:
- a CDS encoding SDR family oxidoreductase, whose translation is MNLAITGSSGNIGGMVAQHLSTRDLPLILPLRNPAKVPDLPNCEARRFAYGDLELAKQALNGVDVLFMVSAAESPMREQEHLTLVQAASEAGVKHIVYLSFAQAALDSTFTLARTHAVTENAIRQTNMRYTFLRDNFYSEMMATIANADGIIAGPADNGRVACVSQRDVAQAAANIIANIACGNHHHDNQIYTLTGSQSLNFAEIAAVLTEITGKPHCYHNETVEEAFASRKAEYPDTPDWQIEAWVSTYTAIAKGELATVSDDLSQLLERAPLSFEDVVKAKYAK
- a CDS encoding ABC transporter ATP-binding protein, with translation MQNNLVPFIEFRGTGKHYDGKYAVRDLDLTIYQGEFFVLVGGSGSGKSTTLRMINALIEPTDGNVYLHGKRIKDYDIRQLRHQIGYVLQQIALFPTMTVAENIELMPDVLGWPKAERKTRVNELLELVELDPAHYRDRYPHELSGGEQQRIGILRAIAAKPQVLLMDEPFSALDPLVRTVLQDQIAMIHQKFGTTIVFVTHDMQEAAKLACRIGVMHNGKLVQIDTPEEIKKQPANDYVQSLFSTADAPDAERIIHQFLRLDKQGQEAVRRAVL
- a CDS encoding ABC transporter permease/substrate-binding protein, with translation MFSSLNVTPAELWQMLLTHLWLSGLALLAAVAIAVPAAVLFARRQRAAEAVLQFTNILQTIPSLALLGLLIPFVGIGSPPVLIALTLYALLPIFQNTYLGLTQIDQSIQDAYTAFGLSRWQSLWRIELPMALPAMISGIRTAAVLIVGTATLAALIGAGGLGNLILLGIDRNNMTMTFTGALLSALLAVGVSGIIGLLQKSQRKLPIILALAVGFGALGMSQISFTPATKNVVVAGKMGSEPDILINMYKLLIERENSNVKVTVKPNFGKTTFLFSALNSGEIDIYPEFTGTVLEALVQVPTEQKNRHLSPDETYQRGKQLLAEQYQLEFLPPMSYQNTYALAVKESYGASHQLKTISDLKQVAPDIRAGFSLEFIDRADGYKGMQAAGITLKHIVSLEPALRYTALLNDKINLVEAFSTDAELKKYRLRLLKDDISLFPAYQGAPLMKVEFAEKNPQIVTALNRLAGKISEEEMSEMNYRVKVQGESAENVARNYLEKNGLLGK
- a CDS encoding alcohol dehydrogenase catalytic domain-containing protein; protein product: MKAVKIKGFCINHSEIFTREGKSPSVQFPCILGIECVGEVVQSSTPALAVGQKVVFYYGRNGARL
- a CDS encoding zinc-binding dehydrogenase → MFDYIWQFNVKILIERVFTLEQVPEAHRFLQSADGFGKVVVVNE
- a CDS encoding MTH938/NDUFAF3 family protein — protein: MKITENHIDEATTFFSSSQDILQIGEQTYSEPICWQDGKVSIIPQTTIEELNEQIFISAIETAENRPEVIIIGTGAKQRFLHPKIAAALSAYGVGFECMNTASAYRTLVLLQGEGRSTWAWLWP